Proteins from a single region of Struthio camelus isolate bStrCam1 chromosome W, bStrCam1.hap1, whole genome shotgun sequence:
- the LOC104150283 gene encoding growth arrest and DNA damage-inducible protein GADD45 gamma, with translation MTLEEVHGQEPVPEGHDRMQGAGKALHELLVSAQRRGCLTAGVYESAKLMNVDPDNVAFCVLATDEEDEGDIALQIHFTLIQAFCCENDIDIVRVNDVPKLAAIVGPSEESGEPRDLHCILITNPNEDGWKDPALEKLNLFCEESRNVNDWVPTITLPE, from the exons ATGACTTTGGAGGAAGTCCACGGACAGGAGCCTGTGCCCGAGGGCCACGACCG GATGCAGGGCGCCGGCAAGGCCCTCCACGAGCTGCTGGTGTCGGCGCAGCGCCGCGGCTGCCTCACGGCCGGCGTCTACGAGTCGGCCAAGCTGATGAATGT CGACCCGGACAACGTCGCCTTCTGCGTGCTGGCCACggacgaggaggacgagggggACATTGCCCTGCAGATCCACTTCACCCTCATCCAGGCCTTCTGCTGCGAGAACGACATTGACATCGTGCGGGTGAACGATGTGCCCAAGCTGGCGGCCATCGTGGGGCCCAGCGAGGAGTCTGGGGAGCCGCGGGATCTCCACTGCATCCTCATCACG AACCCAAATGAAGATGGCTGGAAGGACCCAGCTCTAGAAAAGCTGAACTTGTTTTGTGAAGAGAGCCGAAATGTCAATGACTGGGTGCCAACTATCAccctgcctgagtga